One stretch of Nomascus leucogenys isolate Asia chromosome 7b, Asia_NLE_v1, whole genome shotgun sequence DNA includes these proteins:
- the PLA2G3 gene encoding group 3 secretory phospholipase A2 — MGVLAGLFGMLGFLGVALGGSPALRWYRTSCHLTKPIPGNPLGSLSFLAKDAQGLALIHARWDAHRRLQACSWEDEPELTAAYSALCAHETAQGSFIHTPGPELQRALATLQSQWEACRVPEESPAGARKKRAAGQSGVPGGGHQREKRGWNMPGTLWCGVGDSAGNSSELGVFQGPDLCCREHDHCPQNISPLQYNYGIRNYRFHTISHCDCDTRFQQCLQNQHDSISDIVGVAFFNVLEIPCFVLEEQEACVAWYWWGGCRTYGTVPLARLHPRTFYNASWSSRATSPTPSSQSPAPPKPRQKQHLRKWPPQQKGSKRPSKANTTALQDPMVSTRLDVAPTGLQGPQGGLKPQGARWVCRSFRHHLDQCEHQIGPQEIKFQLLNSAQESLFHCNCTRRLARFLRLHNPPEVTNMLWELLGTTCFKLAPPLDCVEGKDCSRDPRAIKVSARHLRRLQQRRRQLQDKGTYERQPWPSEPLRGSVSFYNQCLQLTQAAKRPDGQQKSWSQ; from the exons ATGGGGGTTCTGGCAGGGTTGTTTGGGATGCTGGGCTTCCTGGGGGTGGCCCTGGGGGGCTCCCCTGCCCTCCGCTGGTACAGGACCTCCTGCCACTTGACCAAGCCCATCCCTGGCAACCCACTGGGGTCCCTGAGCTTCCTGGCCAAGGATGCTCAGGGACTGGCCCTGATCCATGCCCGCTGGGATGCGCATAGGAGGCTGCAGGCATGTAGCTGGGAGGATGAGCCGGAGCTCACCGCAGCCTACAGTGCCCTCTGTGCTCATGAGACTGCCCAGGGATCCTTCATCCACACCCCCGGACCCGAGCTGCAGAGAGCACTGGCCACTCTTCAGAGTCAGTGGGAGGCATGCCGAGTGCCTGAGGAGAGTCCAGCAGGGGCCAGGAAGAAGCGAGCAGCAGGACAGAGTGGAGTCCCTGGTGGAGGGCACCAGCGAGAGAAGAGAGGATGGAACATGCCTGGCACACTGTGGTGTGGAGTTGGAGATTCTGCTGGGAACTCCTCAGAGCTGG gAGTCTTCCAGGGACCTGATCTCTGTTGCCGGGAACATGACCACTGCCCACAGAACATCTCACCCTTGCAGTACAACTACGGCATCCGAAACTACCGATTCCACACCATCTCCCACTGTGACTGTGACACCAG GTTTCAGCAATGCCTGCAGAATCAGCACGACTCCATCTCGGACATCGTGGGCGTGGCCTTCTTCAACGTGCTGGAGATCCCCTGCTTTGTGCTGGAGGAGCAGGAGGCGTGTGTGGCGTGGTACTGGTGGGGCGG CTGTAGGACGTATGGCACAGTGCCCCTCGCTCGCCTTCACCCCAGGACCTTCTACAATGCCTCCTGGAGCTCCCGGGCCACCTCCCCAACTCCCAGCTCCCAGAGCCCAGCCCCTCCCAAGCCTCGACAGAAGCAGCACCTTCGGAAGTGGCCACCACAGCAGAAAGGGTCCAAGCGCCCCAGCAAAGCCAACACCACAGCCCTCCAGGACCCTATGGTCTCTACCAGGCTTGATGTGGCCCCCACAGGCCTCCAGGGCCCACAGGGTGGCCTAAAACCTCAGG GTGCCCGCTGGGTCTGCCGCAGCTTCCGCCACCACCTGGACCAGTGTGAGCACCAGATTGGGCCCCAGGAAATCAAGTTCCAGCTGCTCAACAGCGCCCAAGAGTCCCTCTTCCACTGCAACTGCACGCGCCG TCTGGCACGCTTCCTGAGGCTCCACAACCCACCCGAGGTTACCAACATGCTTTGGGAGCTGCTGGGCACAACCTGCTTCAAGCTGGCCCCTCCACTGGACTGTGTGGAAGGCAAAGA CTGTTCCAGAGACCCTAGGGCCATAAAGGTGTCAGCCCGGCACTTGCGGAGGCTTCAGCAGAGGCGACGCCAGCTCCAGGATAAAGGCACATACGAGAGGCAGCCATGGCCTTCAGAGCCCCTGAGAGGCTCCGTGTCATTCTACAACCAGTGCCTGCAGCTAACCCAGGCAGCCAAGAGGCCCGACGGACAACAGAAATCCTGGAGCCAGTGA